The nucleotide window gtctctctttctctctctgttgagAGAGAAACAAACTCTGTTGCATAAATTGTCCTTACCTGAGAAGGTGACCAACCCTGTCTCTTCTGTCTGCAGCCAGTCAAGCTGCAGCGGAGGCCAGGGGCCGTGCCGGCCAGCAGTCAGCGGCAGCCTCTAGTCTCACTGGGATGACCTTACAGGAGGCCCAGCAGATCCTCAATATCACCACGCTCACCCCTGAGGAGCTCCAGAAGGTACACACACTTTAAAGTACATTGAAGACAACACCCAGAGAACACAGGCCCTGTCCCTGCCCTAGCCCTTCCCCTAGGAACACCACACACAGATGATTGGATGGGTATAAACAATGTACCGGTACCTCCATCTTGTCCCCTAACAGGCTAGGAGGAGATGTTGCATGTTGTTAATCCCTATCCAGTCATATTTACACAAGTGTGTATGGGGTAGGGCGTGGGCTAGGGGGTTTTCTGGACAGGGCCACACTCACAAATTTAGAAGACAGGAAGTTCCTTCATGTGGCCTACATACAAGACAGACAAGTGTGTGTATGGTTGTAAATGTATTTCCATATCAGGCCATTGGTGGGGCCAACCTGTTCATGACTGACCTGCTGTACTTTGTCAACAGAACTATGAACACCTTTTTAAAGTCAACGACAAGGCAGTGGGCGGCTCCTTCTATCTACAGTCCAAGGTGAGGTCATTGTTTCATTTCCAGTATGGCTCCATCTCTGTGAGAGCCAGTGCTTACTAGGTGAGGTCATTGTTTCATTTCCAGTATGGCTTCATCTCTGTGAGAGCCAGTGCTTACTAGGTGAGGTCATTGTTTCATTTCCAGTATGGCTCCATCTCTGTGAGAGCCAGTGCTTACTAGTGTCAGAGAGGCTTGAAACCAGGTGACTCAACAAGCAATTGCTTCCTTCTTGTGACTATGAAGACTCAGACCACCTCCTTGAGGTATTCATTGGGCGTAATGGCAAGTTGAGTCTCTTGGGTTTCATACCTGTTTGGTGCTTGTACAGAGCCTTGCACAGAGCTGTCCTGGTGATAATTGAAATTAGGCTGGTGACGGCGCACACTCCTAGACCTGTAGTCACTATCATGCCTTATATTAGGACACCACATGCCAGATCCGGTGGTAGTCTAAATGAATATTTACAATGTCAATGTGTCATTATGATAACAGAACAGTAGACAAATAGGATTTGCCATGTATTGAGGTGCACTGCTAAGGATTTTGATCAATTAATTGTGTGTCCTGTCTGcttgtgtgtgtcctgtctgcttgtgtgtgtgtcctgtctgcttgtgtgtgtccgtccgcttgtgtgtgtgtccgttccTCTGTGTATTTGAAGGTGGTGAGAGCGAAGGAGCGTCTAGATGAGAAGCTCTCTATTCAGACACAGGACAGTCAACCCAAACCCCCACCAGAGCAGAAGACCAGTCAACCCAAACCCCCACCAGAGCAGAAGACCAGTCAACCCAAACCCCCACCAGAGCAGAAGACCAGTCAACCCAAACCCCCACCAGAGCAGAAGACCAGTCAACCCAAACCCCCACCAGAGCAGAAGACCAGTCAACCCAAACCCCCACCAGAGCAGAAGCAACAGACTCCAGAAACATGAACTGTCCCCTTCGCCCACTGTAAATTACACCCCGCCCACTGTAAATTACACCCCGCCCACTGTAAATTACACCCCGAATTACACCCCGCCCACTGTAAATTACACCCCACCCACTGTAAATTACACCCCACCCACTGTAAATTACACCCTCAATAAAAGCCTTCTCCTTTTCTCAacccatgtctctgtgtgtatgtctctgtgtgtgtatgtctctgtgtgtgtatgtctctgtgtgtgtatgtctctgtgtgtgtatgtctctgtgtgtgtatgtctctgtgtgtgtatgtctctgtgtgtgtatgtctctgtacgagatcagggtcgtgttcattatgCACCAAACGAAAGAAACCGGACTGAATCGGGGAGGTTCTATACCTGGAATTGGccaataagaaacactcattTTCTGCATTGTGCTCTAATGAACACAACCTGTGAATTAGACCTGGGTCATAAACATTAGTATTTGAAATTGCAACAAATGCTCATTCATGTTGTCACATCTACATCACAATGCTGCCGCTGTGTGGTTGGTTCCAGTAGTGTAAGCCTCCATAATGGAAGAATTTAGCAGTTTTTGTTACTAGGAGTAGAGAGCCATCCTGTGTAACTAAAAAACAGTTACCTCCAAATATAATGCAAAATAAACTAGTGTTATGTAATACAATAATTATAATAAATTGTTATATTAACAACTGTTGCTACATGGGTTGAGAGAGACAAGTAGAGGtagccagcacagaaaaaaaatgtatgtaatgtatgcattcactactgtaagtcgctctggataaaatgtaaaaaatgtagccATTAGCCACTTCAGACTTTTGAGATGCACCCCAAAAATACCCAGCCATTGATTCATTCAGGAAGCTTGTTAACCAAATTAGGTTAACATTTAGGTACCCATATTAGGAGATTGGCTATGTGTTTCTGTGATGCTCCAATCACATTCCAGTAGAGGAGACACTGGTTATTGAGACTATTGACCTCACCTGTCTTCAATCAAGCAACCTGATTGATTTGCTATATAAGATacctggggtgtaatcattagttccAAATCGATTTAAAACAAAACGGTCACTCCAAACGGAAAACACTTCCCAACAAAAACGAGTTTCTATTGGAAAAATACAGTTGGTCCCTCCCTATTTCACTTCATTTGGTTCTGTTTGAGTCCTAGTGAACACACCCCTGCTTAAGTTCATTTCTATGGTGCGTTCCTAGTTGATAATGGTAAAATATATACTAGTCCTTGTTTTGACTAGGGTTATTGTTCCATCGCAAGAATGAATCACTTTTCTCCCAGGTAACATGGTATTTCCTGCCAAAACCAGAAGTGTAATTCAAAAGCATATAAATAGGCCAATGTCTGGCTTTGATTAGTGATTTGATCGAAAATGCAAGACCGATGCTACatgagcctgatgagccatacattttatgagcccaacattaaagacattttatcaatcaatcaaatgtatttataaggcccttatatcagctgatgtcaaagtgctgtacagaagcccagcctaaaaccccaaacagcaaacaatgcaggtgtagaagcacggtggcttggaaaaactccctagaaaggccaaaacctaggaagaaacctagagagaaaccaggctatgaggggtgaccagtcctcttctggctgtgtcgggtggagattataacagaacatggccaagatgttcaaatgttcatagatgaccagcagggtcagataataataatcacagtggttgtagagggtgcaacaggtcagcacctcaggagtaaatgtcagttggatttCATAGCCGATCAGAGTATCTCTATCGCTCCTGCTgtttctagagagttgaaaatagcaggtctgggacaggtagcacgtccggtgaacaggtcagggttccatagccgcaggcagaacagttgaaactggagcagcagcacagccaggtggactggggacagcaaggagtcatcaggccaggtagtcctgaggcatggtcattTTATGAGCCCAACGTTAAAGATATTTTATGAGCCCaacattaaagacattttatgagcccaagcccaaaaaagcccaaatgattgtgccattatccAATACATATATGATAGGCTCAGTgttgacccgtcattcagggttCCCCACCTGTTTTGATCACCACCTGTTTACATATTAGTTAGCAaacaatgtaatatatatatattttttaaatcattgagttaataaagctgcatacaaataTGAGCTGTGTTCAATTACCCATACTAACAAtgtgtatactacatacttaatgagtatgaattcattttagtatactgtaagtGTAAACAAACGGTATTCTTTCAGTTGAGCTTACTAgcgcttcgcctgtctaccggaagttgatgctgttgctatgcaacatCTTGCTAGaataacaaattactagctagacattttatGACTTCGGGTGTGTTCATAAATTCAATCTGAATTATGCACCTCCTTCAAATCATGATAATAAAGTTGGGAGAGAAAATGCaattctggtgcagcacatgcggcctacaaagttacaTGTGTAGGCTAGCGAATTagattttaattttgaaatataaaAATGTCTCTAATTGGTATGCTGACTCATATATACATTTCATAATATTTCCCAGAATGTTATTtcctacctcctctttctctctattgttgcttcattccttcctcgctttcaacagttaCATTAAATACGTTTAGTTGTCCGTATCTTTATCATTCTAATGACATGTTTGcataatataggactagaattagatgcagacGGCTTTTAAATCTCTTCAggaagattgaatggttatgggtctgaataaataactgctatagacTACCGCCACCACACGTTCGCTCCTCTTTCAAACTCCCcgtgagttctattggctgctgtatttaacattccgCAAACAAGAGCTTGCACCCCTCTTTGAATAGTTTATTGGTATAAGAaacgcaacaacaacaaaaagtccagcaagctattctagtctagcttttcccACATGAGAGTCCAAGAGCTAAGCAGCGTTTCTTAGGAGAGAGGCCAGCGGAGCACAGGTGCGTGCGTATTgcgcaagagacagaggctatatATTTGAAGTTATTATGCATAACTCATCATTCATTACCTAAATATAACGCaaatactgcattgaatgtactacctgaaagaggtaggctaggacatctatGCCTATATTATCTATTTGtatgcaatttgaatggaattgaGAAAGACTGCAAGAGAGCGCTCGCGtgtgcactgatttaaagcaacggTGTTCaagtgataggctgttttaaaactctgcagctaCAATTAAAACATATATATCTTTACAATAAAAATAATCAGGTGACCTCCGAAAGCCATTCGGTCCTTATATT belongs to Salmo trutta unplaced genomic scaffold, fSalTru1.1, whole genome shotgun sequence and includes:
- the LOC115184908 gene encoding mitochondrial import inner membrane translocase subunit tim16 is translated as MAKYLAQIIVMGAQVVGRAFARALRQEYAASQAAAEARGRAGQQSAAASSLTGMTLQEAQQILNITTLTPEELQKNYEHLFKVNDKAVGGSFYLQSKVVRAKERLDEKLSIQTQDSQPKPPPEQKTSQPKPPPEQKTSQPKPPPEQKTSQPKPPPEQKTSQPKPPPEQKTSQPKPPPEQKQQTPET